In Nocardia sputorum, a single genomic region encodes these proteins:
- a CDS encoding PaaI family thioesterase — protein sequence MSEATVDLAQLSGLELLRTAMTRTDRPPFIGDLLGIEVGELEHGKVVFSLRTRPDFANPLGTTHGGICATLLDSVMGCAVHTTLEAGVGYTTLELKINYIRAVPTDGQRLTATGTTIHVGRTTATAEGRVVDEQGRLVAHATTTCAIFRPHHRP from the coding sequence ATGTCCGAAGCCACCGTGGACCTGGCTCAGCTGTCCGGTCTTGAACTCCTGCGCACCGCGATGACCAGGACGGATCGCCCGCCGTTCATCGGCGACCTGCTCGGCATCGAGGTCGGCGAACTCGAACACGGCAAGGTGGTCTTCAGCCTGCGCACCAGGCCCGACTTCGCCAACCCGCTCGGCACCACGCACGGCGGCATCTGCGCCACCCTGCTCGACTCGGTGATGGGCTGCGCGGTGCACACCACGCTGGAGGCCGGGGTCGGGTACACGACACTGGAACTGAAGATCAACTACATCCGCGCCGTGCCCACCGACGGACAGCGCCTCACCGCGACCGGCACCACCATCCACGTCGGACGCACCACCGCGACCGCCGAGGGACGCGTGGTCGACGAGCAGGGCCGCCTGGTCGCGCACGCCACCACCACCTGCGCCATCTTCCGGCCGCACCATCGACCCTGA
- a CDS encoding FAD-dependent monooxygenase encodes MRNTTVLISGASIAGPALAYWLHRYGFAVTVVERAPALRAGGQAVDFKGRTHRTVLERMNILDDIEQHRTGTTDTVFVDERGARLAVMSGEFTGGDVEILRGDLSEIIYRRTADHCEYLFGDSITALTDTAAGVHVEFEHAPARTFDLVFGADGIHSRVRRLAFGPERDFVKHLGYYYAVAGASPWNGSTAGPRERVVAHGHNAPGRLAISGGPKAQQMYMFAAPELDYARDDSPAQRRIVAETFAGVGWEVPRMLAELGEFDDFYLDSISQVTMPDGYTKGRVALVGDSGYGNTLGGFGTGLAVVGAYVIAGELASADGDHTVAFARYDAMMKRYSKIAGNSNAGRFLAPKTARGIRMRNWFLESRMFALMTKYGDSAANDIDLQDYPALVGATDPR; translated from the coding sequence GTGCGCAACACCACCGTTCTCATCTCCGGCGCGAGCATCGCCGGTCCCGCGCTGGCTTACTGGCTGCACCGTTACGGATTCGCGGTCACCGTCGTGGAGCGCGCTCCGGCACTGCGCGCCGGCGGTCAGGCGGTCGACTTCAAGGGCCGCACCCACCGCACCGTGCTGGAGCGGATGAACATCCTCGATGACATCGAGCAGCACAGGACCGGCACCACCGACACCGTCTTCGTGGACGAGCGGGGCGCACGACTGGCGGTGATGTCGGGGGAATTCACCGGTGGCGACGTCGAGATCCTGCGCGGCGACTTGTCCGAGATCATCTACCGGCGCACCGCCGACCACTGCGAATACCTGTTCGGCGATTCGATCACCGCGCTCACGGACACCGCTGCCGGCGTGCACGTCGAGTTCGAGCACGCGCCCGCCCGCACCTTCGATCTCGTCTTCGGCGCCGACGGCATCCACTCCCGGGTCCGCAGGCTGGCCTTCGGTCCCGAGCGTGACTTCGTGAAACATCTGGGTTACTACTACGCCGTCGCGGGCGCCAGCCCGTGGAACGGCTCGACCGCCGGGCCGCGCGAACGGGTGGTCGCGCACGGTCACAACGCGCCGGGACGACTCGCGATCAGCGGCGGCCCGAAGGCGCAGCAGATGTACATGTTCGCCGCCCCCGAGCTGGACTACGCCCGCGACGACAGCCCGGCACAGCGGCGCATCGTCGCCGAGACCTTTGCCGGCGTCGGGTGGGAGGTGCCGCGAATGCTCGCCGAACTCGGCGAATTCGATGATTTCTACCTGGACTCGATCAGTCAGGTCACGATGCCGGACGGTTACACCAAGGGACGAGTCGCGCTGGTGGGTGACTCCGGGTACGGGAACACGCTGGGTGGCTTCGGCACCGGGCTCGCCGTGGTCGGCGCGTACGTCATCGCGGGCGAACTGGCCTCGGCCGACGGGGATCACACCGTCGCCTTCGCCCGCTACGACGCGATGATGAAGCGCTACTCGAAGATCGCGGGCAACAGCAACGCCGGCCGCTTCCTGGCGCCGAAGACCGCGCGCGGCATCAGGATGCGCAACTGGTTCCTCGAATCCCGGATGTTCGCGCTGATGACGAAATACGGCGACAGCGCGGCCAACGACATCGATTTGCAGGACTACCCCGCGCTGGTCGGCGCGACGGATCCGCGCTGA
- a CDS encoding PhoH family protein, with translation MTAARSVSAPSANSSSAKGGAAAKGARPSQSAGKTFVIDTSVLLSDPWSFTRFGEHDVVLPLVVISELEAKRHHHELGWFAREALRNLDDLRLQYGRLDQQVPIGTEGGTLQVELNHTDPAVLPVGFRTDTNDSRILACALNLAAEGREVVLVSKDIPLRVKASAVGLHADEYHAQDVVTSGWSGMVELDVSTARIDQLYAESVIDLDEARELPCHTGIRLLGVSSSALGRVTPDKRVQLVREREAFGLHGRSAEQRIALDLLLDESVGIVSLGGRAGTGKSALALTAGLEAVLERRTQRKVVVFRPLYAVGGQELGYLPGTESEKMGPWAQAVFDTLDGLASREVMEEVLSRDMLEVLPLTHIRGRSLHDSFVIVDEAQSLERNVLLTVLSRLGTGSRVVLTHDVAQRDNLRVGRHDGVAAVVEKLKGHPLFAHITLTRSERSPIAALVTEMLEEYGPNA, from the coding sequence GTGACTGCTGCACGCTCCGTTTCCGCTCCCTCGGCGAACTCCAGCTCCGCGAAAGGCGGAGCCGCCGCGAAGGGGGCCCGCCCCTCGCAATCAGCCGGCAAAACCTTCGTCATCGACACGTCCGTCCTGCTGTCGGATCCCTGGTCCTTCACGCGGTTCGGCGAACACGACGTGGTGTTACCCCTGGTGGTCATCAGTGAACTCGAAGCCAAACGGCACCATCACGAGCTGGGCTGGTTCGCGCGCGAAGCCCTGCGTAACCTGGACGATCTGCGCCTGCAGTACGGCAGGCTGGATCAGCAGGTGCCGATCGGCACCGAGGGCGGAACGTTGCAGGTGGAATTGAACCACACCGATCCCGCGGTCCTTCCGGTCGGCTTCCGCACCGACACCAACGACTCCCGGATCCTGGCCTGTGCGCTCAACCTCGCGGCCGAGGGCCGCGAAGTGGTGTTGGTGTCCAAGGACATTCCGCTGCGGGTCAAGGCGAGCGCGGTGGGCTTGCACGCCGACGAGTACCACGCCCAGGACGTGGTCACCTCGGGCTGGTCCGGCATGGTGGAACTCGATGTCAGCACGGCGCGCATCGATCAGCTCTACGCCGAGTCGGTGATCGATCTCGACGAAGCACGAGAGCTGCCCTGCCACACCGGCATTCGGCTGCTCGGCGTCAGTTCGAGCGCGCTGGGCCGGGTTACCCCGGACAAGCGGGTGCAACTGGTGCGCGAGCGCGAGGCGTTCGGGCTGCACGGCCGTTCCGCCGAGCAGCGCATCGCGCTCGACCTGCTGCTGGACGAGAGCGTCGGCATCGTCTCGCTGGGTGGCCGGGCGGGTACCGGCAAGTCGGCGCTCGCGTTGACCGCGGGCCTGGAGGCGGTGCTGGAACGGCGGACGCAGCGCAAGGTGGTGGTCTTCCGCCCGCTCTACGCGGTGGGCGGCCAGGAGCTGGGCTACCTGCCCGGCACCGAGAGCGAGAAGATGGGCCCGTGGGCCCAGGCGGTCTTCGACACGCTCGACGGGCTGGCCAGCCGCGAGGTGATGGAGGAGGTGCTCAGCCGCGACATGCTCGAGGTGCTGCCGCTGACCCACATTCGCGGGCGGTCGCTGCACGACTCCTTCGTGATCGTGGACGAAGCCCAGTCGTTGGAGCGGAATGTGCTGCTCACGGTGCTCAGCCGGCTGGGAACCGGCTCGCGGGTGGTGCTCACCCACGACGTGGCTCAGCGCGACAATCTGCGCGTCGGCAGGCACGACGGTGTCGCGGCGGTGGTCGAGAAGCTCAAAGGCCACCCGCTTTTCGCGCACATCACGCTGACCCGTAGCGAGCGCTCGCCGATCGCGGCGCTGGTCACCGAGATGCTGGAGGAGTACGGCCCCAACGCCTGA
- a CDS encoding LGFP repeat-containing protein, giving the protein MHHFARRTAGFTAVLVAAGLVSAGCGGDDNAGDSAKTGMASMTGMVTSMISPGTATGSPTRTGEEPTGTTGATATTGASAEGTKIATPGGEISVDGDIYEKYVQLGGPTGTLGLPLEAEEKGPDDGEYQDFAGGTIYEAKDGDPHVVWGEIRKAWEDNGGAQGQLGYPISDEKDIPGGKQSDFTGGTITWVNGTITVTPK; this is encoded by the coding sequence ATGCACCACTTCGCTCGACGAACGGCTGGATTCACCGCGGTGCTCGTCGCGGCAGGGCTGGTCTCGGCCGGCTGCGGCGGCGATGACAACGCCGGCGACAGCGCCAAAACCGGGATGGCCAGCATGACCGGCATGGTCACCTCGATGATCAGCCCCGGCACCGCCACCGGCAGCCCCACGCGCACCGGGGAAGAGCCGACAGGCACCACGGGCGCCACGGCCACCACGGGGGCGAGCGCGGAGGGCACCAAGATCGCCACGCCGGGCGGCGAGATCAGCGTCGACGGCGACATCTACGAGAAGTACGTGCAGCTCGGTGGCCCGACCGGCACGCTCGGCCTCCCGTTGGAAGCCGAGGAGAAGGGCCCCGACGACGGGGAATATCAGGACTTCGCGGGCGGCACGATCTACGAGGCCAAGGACGGCGACCCGCACGTCGTCTGGGGCGAGATCCGCAAGGCATGGGAAGACAACGGCGGCGCGCAGGGACAGCTCGGCTACCCGATCAGCGACGAGAAGGACATCCCCGGCGGCAAGCAGAGCGACTTCACCGGCGGCACCATCACCTGGGTGAACGGTACTATCACGGTCACGCCGAAGTAG
- a CDS encoding TetR/AcrR family transcriptional regulator, with the protein MTAGPRTRLIESAIELVREQGVHAAGLAALLERGNASRNSLYQHFPAGKGELVETATRVAGARIGEVIDKVTAAPPRRWFDALLDWWVTALERTGYRAGCPVVGAALAEGEPRVQAAAGEVFAAWHERLGAALVAAGMSAEEARSFSSFAFSAMEGAIVQARAMKSTRPLEDAQRHLAALLANYLPEDGESR; encoded by the coding sequence ATGACGGCAGGGCCGCGCACCAGGCTGATCGAAAGCGCCATCGAACTGGTCCGCGAGCAGGGCGTGCACGCCGCGGGGCTGGCCGCCTTGCTGGAACGCGGCAACGCCTCGCGCAACTCGCTCTACCAGCACTTCCCCGCGGGCAAGGGCGAGCTCGTCGAGACCGCCACCCGGGTCGCGGGCGCGCGGATCGGCGAGGTGATCGACAAGGTCACCGCCGCGCCGCCACGTCGCTGGTTCGACGCGCTGCTCGATTGGTGGGTCACCGCGCTCGAGCGGACCGGCTATCGCGCCGGATGCCCGGTCGTCGGGGCCGCGCTGGCCGAGGGGGAGCCCCGGGTGCAGGCCGCCGCGGGCGAGGTCTTCGCCGCCTGGCACGAGCGGCTCGGCGCGGCGCTGGTGGCCGCGGGCATGTCCGCCGAGGAGGCGCGCTCCTTCAGCAGCTTCGCGTTCAGCGCGATGGAGGGAGCCATCGTGCAGGCGCGGGCCATGAAATCCACGCGGCCGCTGGAAGACGCGCAGCGGCATCTCGCGGCGTTGCTGGCGAACTACCTGCCGGAGGACGGCGAATCCCGCTGA
- a CDS encoding ESX secretion-associated protein EspG yields the protein MTAQWSLSAEQFAAAWFGTGQDRMPFPFRFTSRFPGLHEYQEYQRQFRAELGRDERLPLRGAITTLAGPDWRVELFGYDNTREGVELRVVACGTRGGSGVLAVQSPAPDGGRVLLRRCRTDQLATEVVRSLPDTPAGTVGERSFLLDDLNDDRPDLFGNAPASQAKERYRRFWRQSCTTRGTAVVLLGPRNAEPLRTGRLRWIDTPDGRYCEVPANRALMIRPGTSADIARYLDESIVRAKARMDR from the coding sequence ATGACCGCGCAGTGGTCGCTGTCGGCCGAACAGTTCGCCGCGGCGTGGTTCGGGACCGGACAGGATCGCATGCCGTTCCCATTCCGGTTCACCAGCCGGTTCCCCGGTTTGCACGAGTACCAGGAGTATCAACGACAGTTCCGCGCCGAGCTGGGCCGGGACGAGCGGCTGCCGCTGCGCGGCGCGATCACCACGCTGGCCGGTCCCGACTGGCGCGTGGAACTGTTCGGCTACGACAACACGCGCGAGGGCGTCGAACTGCGCGTCGTCGCCTGCGGCACGCGCGGCGGCTCCGGTGTGCTCGCCGTGCAATCGCCCGCACCCGACGGCGGGCGAGTGCTGTTGCGGCGCTGTCGAACCGACCAGCTCGCCACCGAAGTGGTGCGCTCGCTGCCGGACACCCCCGCCGGGACCGTCGGCGAGAGGAGTTTCCTGCTGGACGATCTCAACGACGACCGCCCCGACTTGTTCGGGAACGCGCCGGCCAGCCAGGCCAAGGAACGCTACCGGCGTTTCTGGCGGCAGTCGTGCACCACCCGCGGCACCGCGGTCGTGCTCCTCGGCCCGCGCAACGCCGAACCGTTGCGCACCGGCCGCCTCCGCTGGATCGACACGCCCGACGGCCGCTACTGCGAGGTCCCCGCGAACCGAGCGCTGATGATCCGCCCCGGGACCAGCGCCGATATCGCTCGCTACCTGGACGAGTCGATCGTGCGAGCCAAGGCGCGCATGGATCGTTGA
- a CDS encoding TetR/AcrR family transcriptional regulator — MPTPTALELLWGTGQRPKRGPKPALSLERIVGEAIALADAEGLAHLSMQRVAERLGFTKMSLYRYVPGKAELVALMLDTALGAPPELRAGRERSEDGWRELLGVWCETIYERFCAHPWSLEVSVGRRPVGPNELAWMEAALGALAGTGLTTAERLDTIVLLTGHARSLAQQVRMVAADEFERQVAGQFAEMVAAAADRYPASAAAFAEEGAVEGGVGALEFGIERILDGLAVLIARRG, encoded by the coding sequence ATGCCGACACCGACCGCACTCGAGTTGCTCTGGGGCACCGGTCAGCGCCCGAAACGGGGTCCGAAACCAGCGCTGTCACTCGAGCGGATCGTGGGTGAGGCCATCGCCCTCGCCGACGCCGAAGGGCTGGCGCACCTGTCCATGCAGCGGGTGGCCGAGCGGCTGGGTTTCACGAAGATGTCGCTGTACCGCTACGTGCCGGGCAAGGCCGAGCTCGTCGCGCTGATGCTGGACACGGCGCTGGGCGCGCCGCCGGAACTGCGCGCCGGTCGGGAGCGCTCGGAGGACGGCTGGCGCGAGCTGCTGGGCGTGTGGTGCGAGACGATCTACGAACGCTTCTGCGCCCATCCCTGGTCGCTGGAGGTGTCGGTGGGCAGGCGGCCGGTCGGCCCGAACGAACTGGCCTGGATGGAAGCCGCGCTCGGCGCGCTGGCCGGGACCGGGCTCACCACCGCCGAACGCCTGGACACCATCGTCCTGCTGACCGGCCACGCCCGTAGCCTGGCGCAGCAGGTGCGGATGGTGGCCGCCGACGAGTTCGAGCGACAGGTCGCGGGGCAGTTCGCCGAAATGGTGGCCGCCGCGGCCGATCGATACCCGGCTTCGGCGGCGGCCTTCGCGGAGGAAGGCGCGGTCGAGGGAGGGGTGGGTGCGCTGGAATTCGGTATCGAGCGCATTCTCGACGGACTGGCCGTGCTCATCGCGCGCCGCGGGTGA
- the glyA gene encoding serine hydroxymethyltransferase, translating into MTQTTASVNSQSLGELDPELAAAMAGELARERDTLEMIASENFVPRAVLQAQGSVLTNKYAEGYPGRRYYGGCEHVDVVETLARDRAKELFGAEFANVQPHSGAQANAAVLMSLMDPGDKLLGLDLAHGGHLTHGMRLNFSGKLYEVHSYGVSKEDHRVDMDEVRDIALRARPKVIVAGWSAYPRHQDFAAFRSIADEVGAYLWVDMAHFAGLVAAGLHPSPVPYADVVSSTVHKTLGGPRSGLILAKQEYAKKLNSSVFPGQQGGPLMHAIAAKAVAFKIAASEEFRNRQERTLSGAKILAERLTAADVKDKGISVLTGGTDVHLVLVDLRNSELDGQQGEDLLHEIGITVNRNAVPFDPRPPMVTSGLRIGTAALATRGFGDTEFAEVADIIAGALAGGADLDALRARVSKLAKDVPLYDGLEDWRLLG; encoded by the coding sequence GTGACGCAGACGACCGCCTCTGTCAATTCCCAGTCTCTCGGTGAGCTCGATCCGGAGCTCGCTGCCGCGATGGCAGGCGAGCTCGCCCGCGAACGCGACACGCTCGAGATGATCGCCTCGGAGAACTTCGTGCCGCGCGCGGTGCTGCAGGCGCAGGGCAGCGTGCTGACCAACAAGTACGCCGAGGGCTACCCGGGGCGGCGCTACTACGGCGGCTGCGAGCACGTCGACGTGGTGGAGACGCTGGCGCGCGACCGCGCCAAGGAGCTGTTCGGCGCCGAATTCGCCAACGTGCAGCCGCATTCCGGCGCGCAGGCCAACGCCGCGGTGCTGATGTCGCTGATGGACCCGGGCGACAAGCTGCTCGGTCTCGACCTCGCGCACGGCGGTCACCTGACCCACGGCATGCGCCTGAACTTCTCCGGCAAGCTCTACGAAGTGCACTCCTACGGGGTGAGCAAGGAAGACCACCGCGTCGACATGGACGAGGTGCGTGACATCGCCCTGCGGGCGCGCCCGAAGGTGATCGTGGCGGGCTGGTCGGCCTACCCGCGCCACCAGGACTTCGCGGCGTTCCGCTCGATCGCCGACGAGGTCGGCGCCTACCTGTGGGTGGACATGGCCCACTTCGCCGGTCTGGTCGCCGCCGGTCTGCACCCCTCGCCGGTGCCCTACGCCGACGTGGTGTCCTCGACCGTGCACAAGACCCTCGGCGGTCCGCGCTCCGGCCTCATCCTGGCCAAGCAGGAGTACGCGAAGAAGCTGAACAGCTCGGTGTTCCCGGGCCAGCAGGGCGGCCCGCTCATGCACGCCATCGCCGCCAAGGCCGTCGCGTTCAAGATCGCCGCGAGCGAGGAGTTCCGCAACCGGCAGGAGCGCACCCTGTCCGGCGCGAAGATCCTGGCCGAGCGGCTCACCGCCGCCGACGTCAAAGACAAGGGCATCAGCGTGCTCACCGGCGGCACCGACGTGCATTTGGTGCTGGTCGACCTGCGCAACTCCGAACTCGACGGCCAGCAGGGCGAGGACTTGCTGCACGAGATCGGTATCACCGTGAACCGCAATGCCGTTCCGTTCGACCCGCGTCCCCCGATGGTCACCTCCGGCCTGCGCATCGGCACCGCCGCCCTGGCCACCCGCGGCTTCGGCGACACCGAGTTCGCCGAGGTCGCCGACATCATCGCGGGCGCGCTGGCCGGTGGCGCCGACCTGGACGCGCTGCGGGCCCGGGTGAGCAAGCTGGCCAAGGACGTCCCGCTGTACGACGGCCTGGAGGACTGGCGCCTGCTGGGCTGA
- a CDS encoding DUF488 domain-containing protein has translation MTQQPQSGFRVKRVYDEPDPDDGTRVLVDRLWPRGITKAQARVDRWPKALTPSTELRRWFHADRDARGPEFARRYRAELAVPEVQQDLRDLRALAAEGPVTLLTAVQDPAHSHVPVLLELLR, from the coding sequence ATGACCCAGCAACCGCAGTCCGGCTTCCGCGTCAAGCGCGTCTACGACGAACCAGACCCCGACGACGGCACCCGGGTGCTCGTCGACCGGCTCTGGCCGCGGGGCATCACCAAAGCGCAAGCGCGGGTCGATCGCTGGCCCAAAGCGCTCACTCCGTCCACCGAGTTGCGGCGCTGGTTCCACGCCGACCGGGACGCGCGGGGCCCGGAATTCGCCCGGCGCTACCGCGCCGAACTGGCTGTTCCGGAGGTTCAACAAGATTTGCGGGATTTGCGCGCTCTGGCCGCCGAAGGTCCGGTCACATTGCTCACGGCCGTACAGGATCCGGCACACAGCCATGTTCCGGTGTTGCTCGAGCTGCTCCGCTGA
- a CDS encoding acyl-ACP desaturase, with the protein MQTLLTDRELLESLAVDVELLLRKHVDVADGWQPHDFVPWDDGRNFAFLGGDDWTPEQSELSDTAKLALTVSVLIADNLPSYHREIGKYLRTGAWWRWVGRWTAEENRHEITIRNYLMVTRAVDPVELERLRMEHMTKGFRRPAMHLLDVLANCAFEEAASAVRHRNTAALGENPLVTAIAERIALDDELQSVFFADLIAAALDLAPDQAVRAIADRVAGFEVPTVTLSDGRSSDAVLAEAGIYDRAKEGELVFAPLLRRWNIFSRTDFGPDGELAREELAHLRD; encoded by the coding sequence GTGCAAACTCTCCTGACCGACCGCGAACTGCTCGAATCGCTCGCGGTGGACGTAGAACTGCTGCTGCGTAAGCACGTCGATGTCGCCGACGGGTGGCAGCCCCACGACTTCGTGCCGTGGGACGACGGACGCAACTTCGCCTTCCTCGGCGGTGACGACTGGACGCCGGAGCAGTCCGAGCTCAGCGACACCGCCAAACTGGCGTTGACCGTCTCGGTGCTGATCGCCGACAACCTGCCCTCGTATCACCGCGAGATCGGCAAATACCTGCGCACCGGCGCGTGGTGGCGCTGGGTGGGCCGCTGGACGGCCGAGGAGAACCGCCACGAGATCACCATCCGCAACTACCTCATGGTCACCAGGGCCGTCGACCCGGTGGAGTTGGAGCGGTTGCGCATGGAGCACATGACCAAGGGCTTCCGTCGCCCGGCGATGCACCTGCTCGACGTACTGGCCAACTGCGCGTTCGAGGAGGCCGCCAGCGCCGTTCGGCATCGCAACACCGCCGCGCTCGGTGAGAATCCCCTGGTCACCGCCATCGCTGAGCGGATCGCGCTGGATGACGAACTGCAGTCGGTGTTCTTCGCCGACCTGATCGCCGCCGCGCTCGATCTGGCGCCCGACCAGGCCGTGCGGGCCATCGCCGACCGGGTCGCCGGCTTCGAGGTCCCCACGGTGACGCTCTCGGACGGCCGCAGCAGCGACGCGGTGCTCGCCGAGGCGGGCATCTACGACCGCGCCAAGGAGGGGGAGCTGGTCTTCGCCCCCTTGCTGCGGCGGTGGAACATCTTCAGTCGGACCGATTTCGGTCCGGACGGGGAGCTGGCGCGCGAGGAGCTCGCGCACTTGCGCGACTGA
- a CDS encoding DUF3558 domain-containing protein, translated as MTTASILAVLFTGCGGETTSSEPTTSSRAPDTSRTGASTSVEAGRQTSFDPCTALTAQFLAEHQWDALPPAPKQNSTDGISWKGCRYVARAGYSFTVQTTNGTLDQVKDRFPAATGVPIGSRNGLKYEARPDVPGGCTVNIEMHDGSLYVLVDDPSGKHPRKLSPCDNATDIARAVAPLLPAGS; from the coding sequence GTGACCACAGCCTCGATACTGGCCGTATTGTTCACCGGTTGCGGTGGGGAGACCACGTCATCGGAGCCGACGACGTCGAGCAGAGCGCCGGATACCTCGCGCACCGGAGCAAGCACCAGCGTCGAGGCAGGTCGGCAGACCTCGTTCGATCCCTGCACCGCCTTGACCGCACAGTTCTTGGCCGAGCACCAATGGGACGCGCTGCCCCCCGCACCGAAGCAGAACAGCACCGACGGGATCAGCTGGAAAGGCTGCCGGTACGTTGCACGAGCCGGATACAGTTTCACGGTCCAGACGACCAACGGGACGCTTGACCAGGTCAAGGACAGGTTTCCCGCGGCCACAGGTGTCCCCATCGGCAGCCGTAACGGGTTGAAGTACGAAGCTCGCCCGGACGTTCCAGGCGGCTGCACGGTCAACATCGAGATGCACGATGGCTCCCTGTACGTCCTCGTCGATGATCCGAGCGGCAAGCATCCACGAAAACTGTCGCCGTGTGACAACGCCACCGATATCGCCCGAGCAGTCGCACCGCTGCTGCCGGCGGGCAGCTGA
- a CDS encoding limonene-1,2-epoxide hydrolase family protein, which yields MTDEPDLKQDSITTVREFFAALGMGASEEAIDLLHPDIVWKNTSLPDVRGIRRVGGVLRGLRRDWLGFGVDLHHIAADGDVVLTDRTDYLRFGPVRVGFWVTGTFELRDGRIILWHDHFSWENFLRGTAAGLWRAALTRR from the coding sequence ATGACCGACGAACCCGACCTGAAACAGGATTCGATCACCACCGTGCGGGAGTTCTTCGCCGCGCTCGGGATGGGCGCCTCCGAGGAGGCGATCGACCTGCTGCACCCGGACATCGTCTGGAAGAACACTTCGCTGCCCGATGTTCGCGGCATCCGGCGGGTCGGCGGCGTGCTGCGCGGGCTGCGTCGTGACTGGCTCGGCTTCGGAGTGGATCTGCACCATATCGCCGCCGACGGCGACGTCGTGCTGACCGATCGCACCGACTACCTGCGCTTCGGGCCGGTGCGCGTCGGGTTCTGGGTGACGGGCACGTTCGAGCTGCGCGACGGCCGAATCATCCTGTGGCACGACCATTTCAGCTGGGAGAACTTCTTGCGCGGCACGGCCGCCGGCCTGTGGCGCGCGGCGCTGACCCGGCGCTGA